The Humulus lupulus chromosome 4, drHumLupu1.1, whole genome shotgun sequence genome has a window encoding:
- the LOC133832745 gene encoding L10-interacting MYB domain-containing protein-like, with protein MTSEGEVTQGKSKAIWDPPTHEKWIDLAVEQVRTENRNGSHFRELGWKFFIEKFNLATKINYDRKQMKNHWDNVKKEWQQWDSLLRGETGLGWDIQRQTVDAPDEWWDAKLQVGFCTKLL; from the coding sequence atgaCGAGTGAGGGTGAGGTAACACAAGGAAAATCAAAAGCAATTTGGGATCCACCAACACATGAGAAATGGATTGATTTAGCTGTAGAACAAGTGAGAACAGAAAATAGAAATGGATCACATTTTAGGGAATTAGGTTggaaattttttattgaaaaatttaatcttgcaacaaaaataaattatgatCGAAAGCAAATGAAAAATCATTGGGATAATGTTAAAAAAGAGTGGCAACAATGGGATTCACTACTTAGAGGAGAGACTGGACTTGGTTGGGACATACAGAGGCAAACAGTTGATGCTCCAGATGAATGGTGGGATGCAAAGTTACAAGTAGGTTTCTGTACAAAGCTcttataa